From Paenibacillus graminis:
TATCCCGGAGGACGCGGCGGAGAATGCGCACATCCGGGTCCGTATCAACAAAAACCTTAATATTGAGCTGCTCGCGGAGCTTCTCGTCGGAGAGGACATGCAGCCCTTCCACAATGACGATGTTGTTCGGCAGCAGTTCAACAGTCTTATTGGCAGAGCGGGCATGAACGGTAAAATCATAGACCGGGGCATAGGCAGCCTGTCCGGCCTTGAGGCAGTCCAAATGCTCAATCAGCAGCTCGGTGTCAAAAGCAAGCGGGTGATCATAATTGATCGATCCGCGTTCCTCGAAGCTGAGGTACGAGTGGTCTTTATAATAGTTATCCTGAGATATGAACGTCACTTTATCTGTTCCCAAACGGTCAATGACGGAGCGCGCTACCGTCGTTTTGCCGGAGCCGGTCCCGCCGGCGATACCAATAATGAGCATGGTGTTGTAAATAACCTCCCTAAGCGATTGCCTTTGCAATTCCAATATTGTAGCACAGCGATGCATTAATTTCACCTGGACAGCAGGGGACAAAACGTGAACTTTCGAAAAAAAGCGGATTTGCGGCAGAAAATGATATAATTTTTTCGAATGGGTGAGATGCAGGCAGGCTGGAGAGGAGACGCAGGGTATGAATATCAGCAAAACATTGAGGGATGAGCGCAAATCGTTATCGGCAGCTTTTAATGCTGCACCTGTACAGCTGGCAGGCCACGGCAAACGGGAGATCCGGGTGCTGAAGGAGGCTTTTGCCGGGATCGGGGACAATAGTGTCAGTGATATGTACGGTGCAGGGGAGCTGATCGAGGAATTTCAGGCAGAGATGGCGGAGGTGCTGGGGAAGGAAGCGGCTGTGTTTTTTCCCAGCGGCACGATGGCGCAGCAGATTGCGCTTAGAATCTGGAGTGACCGCAAGGACAGCAAGCGTGTAGCGTATCATCCGCTGTGCCATTTGGAAATTCATGAACAGGACGGGCTAAAAGAGCTGCATCATTTGCAGCCGCTGCTGCTCGCGGACAAAGATCGTCTGATTACACTCGAAGATGTGGTGAACATGGGTGCCGGGATCGCCTGCCTCCTGCTGGAGCTGCCCCAGCGCGAGATTGGCGGACAGCTGCCGGACTATGCGGAGCTTGAAGCGATCTCCGCCTATTGCCGCGGGCAGGGCATTATGCTGCATCTGGACGGCGCGCGTTTGTTTGAGGTGCTGCCGTACTATGGCAGAACCGCCGCTGAAGTCTGCAGCCTGTTCGACAGCGTATATATCTCTTTTTATAAAGGTATTGGCGGGATCGCCGGAGCTATTCTTGCGGGAAGCGCCGATTTTACCGGAGAATCAAAGATTTGGAAACGGCGGCATGGCGGGGACCTGATCAGCCTGTATCCATACATCATTCCATCCAGGTACTATTACCGGCAGAGGGTGGACAAGATGGGGCAATATTATATGGAAGCTAAGGAGCTGGCGGAGCTGTTCAACGCCTGCCATAAGGTTGCCACTCTGCCGGAAGTGCCGGTGTCAAATATGTTCCATGTGCATTTTGCCCTGTCCAGGGAGCAGGTAGAACTGATTCTGATTACAGTCAGCGAAGAAACGGGTGTGGGATTTACCCCGCGTCTGAAGGATACCGGCGAGTTCTCCTGTTCTTGCGAAATGAGTATTGGAGATTTGTTCAGCAGCATTCCCAAGGCAAAGCTGGA
This genomic window contains:
- the udk gene encoding uridine kinase, with the translated sequence MLIIGIAGGTGSGKTTVARSVIDRLGTDKVTFISQDNYYKDHSYLSFEERGSINYDHPLAFDTELLIEHLDCLKAGQAAYAPVYDFTVHARSANKTVELLPNNIVIVEGLHVLSDEKLREQLNIKVFVDTDPDVRILRRVLRDIEERGRTIRSIHTQYLTTVKPMHEAFIEPSKKYADLIIPEGGQNEVGIQLLSVLTEKYLSGDHQWTGK
- a CDS encoding threonine aldolase family protein; amino-acid sequence: MNISKTLRDERKSLSAAFNAAPVQLAGHGKREIRVLKEAFAGIGDNSVSDMYGAGELIEEFQAEMAEVLGKEAAVFFPSGTMAQQIALRIWSDRKDSKRVAYHPLCHLEIHEQDGLKELHHLQPLLLADKDRLITLEDVVNMGAGIACLLLELPQREIGGQLPDYAELEAISAYCRGQGIMLHLDGARLFEVLPYYGRTAAEVCSLFDSVYISFYKGIGGIAGAILAGSADFTGESKIWKRRHGGDLISLYPYIIPSRYYYRQRVDKMGQYYMEAKELAELFNACHKVATLPEVPVSNMFHVHFALSREQVELILITVSEETGVGFTPRLKDTGEFSCSCEMSIGDLFSSIPKAKLEAAFGLLDRLLKEV